In the genome of Natronorubrum daqingense, the window CCTCTGGGGAATCGGCAGTGCGCTCGTCTTCGCGACGGCGTACACGATCACCGCCGACGTCAGCGAGGCCGACTCGAGGGGAACGAGTATGGGAATCGTCCGCGCAGGCATCACGTTCGGCTTCCCCGCGGGGCTCGTGCTGGGCGGTGTCGTCAGTGATCTCTGGACGAATACGACGGCGTTCGTCCTCGCAGCCGCATTTGCCGCCCTGGCGAGCGTCATCGCCTATTTGATCGTCCCCGAGACGCACGTGGAGTCCGAGCAGGATTCGGTCAAACCGTGGGACGTGGACACGAGCATGCCCACGGTCACGATCGGGCTCGTCAACTTCGGACTCTACTTCGCGTACATCGGCGTCCTCTTTTCGACGCTGGTGCTCTTGCTCGACGCGCGAGCGATCTCGATCTTCGGCCTCGACGCGCAGGGCTCCTCGGGCATGCTCATGGCCATCACGGTTCTCTCGGGTGCGGTGTTCACGCTTGGCGGCGGCTACCTGAGCGATACGGTCGGTGCGCGCGTTCCCGTCATGATCGCATTTTTGACCACCTCGTGTCTCGGCTTCGCCGTTCTCGCCTTCGGCTCGAGCTTCGAGGTGATGGTCTTCGCGTGTCTGCTGATCGGCGCGGGTCAGGGCGGGGTCGGCGGCCCGCTGACGGCCCTCCTCGCGGACCTGACGCCCGACGAGCGCGTCGGCCGCGCCATGGGGACGAACAACGTCCTCGGAGACGTGGGCGGTGGACTCGGACCGCTCGTTTCGCTCCCTCTCGTCGAGTCGATCGGCTTCCAGATTATCTACGGCGTCAGC includes:
- a CDS encoding MFS transporter, whose translation is MSLPSASSNRIVLAVVASTFFVGFGGGVIFPILPNLGEVLGISAFMVGLILSANRFTRLVANAPAGVLVDRIGTRKPFVVGLAIEGVATFMYVVAIVSPMPEVWFMVARILWGIGSALVFATAYTITADVSEADSRGTSMGIVRAGITFGFPAGLVLGGVVSDLWTNTTAFVLAAAFAALASVIAYLIVPETHVESEQDSVKPWDVDTSMPTVTIGLVNFGLYFAYIGVLFSTLVLLLDARAISIFGLDAQGSSGMLMAITVLSGAVFTLGGGYLSDTVGARVPVMIAFLTTSCLGFAVLAFGSSFEVMVFACLLIGAGQGGVGGPLTALLADLTPDERVGRAMGTNNVLGDVGGGLGPLVSLPLVESIGFQIIYGVSAIVPMLAGAVLVVGIYAHTGRVSPTISESTG